The Coffea arabica cultivar ET-39 chromosome 8e, Coffea Arabica ET-39 HiFi, whole genome shotgun sequence genome window below encodes:
- the LOC140012925 gene encoding uncharacterized protein has product MTTSKRITIKLHFGGIFIWEPETVYTGNDVAIFKNCETRKLSRDMLCKLYSRYGDASNVNLYFEIPNCGLYVGAAEIKGDKEIELMLTAHEGVDVINIYAELRDEMPSEIASVGVKSHGKSAPTDAPHSGAQNVASDKDTPKKLANKKGKQIVKKSVKRQTKLTGNKKHSKSESNSAKEKGEKAVEKQDEVEKQPENEDEYGDATSDSLEEPEWLKEGLEGPEDEDIFANRAKANEIENQQQAKGTDEEPTTANQTYTMEDLQTPGSSKNKFEEGESSKTNEEWNEFAIDDEELLDTMWGDDERNGKGNSCRDFNAAVEFRKSDFELKVGDKFKNLRAFREALVEWNVREGYTMKYKKNERAKVIAMCKKGCSWKIRASPIQNESTFQIKSIKGVHVCGREYSNHHANARYLSKKYLDRFRDEPSSSIEGFVKTVRREIMVDISMRQAYRAKRLAREALQGDDIRQYNVIRDYAATLLIRNPGSHIVLQVTRLDENEVGIFERMYWSLSAMKNGFLAGCRRIIGLDGCFLKSPFGGQLLTAMGRDGNDNMFPIAMAVVEAERYDSWKWFLMELKIEVGAENGAPWTFISDRQKGLVSAIDDVFPESEHRYCLRHIYQNFKQKFKGKELKEYFWAAASAGNIRDFKIAMAELERADPKVGEAMNAAGWLNRIPAHLWSRSHFSSSCKSDILVNNLNESFNSYILPAREFTIISMFEWIRRKLMQRLNVKREGMQQYEGNLCPNIQERLERNKLNSRFCIAHYSRDAEYEVDCGTRVYVVDISRRTCTCGSWQLSGIPCSHSIAAIQRDKSEPEHYVDPCYSKEAYLSTYNYTIAAMPSEDYWDSKGAEKVNPPKIRKQPGRPKKVRRREADEVRGTTSTRKGLVVHCKKCFRPGHNSRTCKFPIHPKSKFYKVPAGASDAGNAGEDVVNAGNTSIGSVSQQGSVSQPCETSAAKPVFETRRPTDEPVEPVLDTRRPTDEPVEPVLDTTRTASAVEPILDTRRSTRVRKLVPTVASVLENLRAKKAKRVSRM; this is encoded by the exons ATGACAACTTCAAAAAGAATTACTATAAAATTGCATTTCGGTGGTATATTCATATGGGAACCAGAAACTGTCTATACTGGTAACGATGTAGCCATATTTAAAAATTGTGAGACAAGAAAATTGTCCAGGGATATGTTGTGTAAATTGTATAGTAGGTATGGTGATGCCTCGAATGTGAACCTATATTTTGAAATACCAAATTGTGGGTTGTATGTTGGAGCAGCTGAAATTAAAGGAGATAAAGAAATAGAGTTAATGTTAACTGCACATGAAGGAGTAGATGTTATCAACATATATGCTGAATTGCGTGATGAAATGCCTAGTGAAATTGCTTCAGTTGGAGTAAAAAGTCATGGTAAAAGTGCCCCCACTGATGCCCCACATAGTGGAGCACAAAATGTGGCATCTGATAAAGATACCCCAAAAAAGTTAGCaaacaaaaaggggaaacaGATAGTCAAGAAGTCAGTGAAAAGACAGACCAAGCTAACTGGAAACAAAAAGCACAGCAAATCAGAGTCTAATTCAGCAAAGGAAAAAGGTGAAAAAGCTGTAGAAAAGCAAGATGAAGTTGAAAAACAGCCTGAAAATGAAGATGAGTACGGTGATGCTACATCTGATAGTTTAGAAGAGCCTGAGTGGTTGAAAGAGGGATTAGAAGGACCAGAAGATGAGGATATTTTTGCAAACAGAGCAAAGGCTAATGAAATAGAAAATCAGCAGCAGGCAAAAGGCACAGATGAAGAACCAACAACAGCGAACCAGACATATACAATGGAGGATCTGCAAACACCAGGCTCTTCTAAGAACAAATTTGAAGAAGGGGAGAGTTCTAAAACTAATGAAGAGTGGAATGAATTTGCTATTGATGATGAAGAACTGCTTGACACTATGTGGGGAGATGATGAAAGAAATGGGAAAGGTAATAGTTGTCGAGATTTTAATGCTGCAGTTGAATTCAGAAAGTCAGATTTTGAGTTGAAAGTTGGGGATAAATTTAAGAACTTACGGGCCTTTAGAGAAGCACTTGTGGAATGGAATGTCAGGGAAGGCTACACCATGAagtacaaaaaaaatgaaagagcaAAAGTTATTGCCATGTGCAAAAAGGGTTGTTCTTGGAAAATACGGGCAAGCCCAATTCAAAATGAAAGCACCTTTCAGATCAAATCAATAAAGGGAGTGCATGTGTGTGGAAGAGAATACAGCAATCATCATGCAAATGCaagatatttgagcaaaaaataTTTAGACAGGTTCAGAGATGAACCAAGTTCTTCTATTGAAGGATTTGTCAAGACTGTGAGGAGAGAGATTATGGTGGACATAAGCATGAGACAGGCTTATAGAGCTAAAAGATTGGCAAGAGAGGCACTACAAGGGGATGATATAAGACAGTATAATGTCATCAGAGATTATGCTGCTACCTTGTTGATCCGGAATCCTGGTAGCCATATTGTCCTGCAAGTGACTAGACTGGATGAGAACGAGGTTGGGATATTTGAAAGAATGTACTGGAGTTTAAGTGCAATGAAGAATGGGTTTCTAGCTGGTTGTCGACGAATAATTGGATTAGATGGCTGCTTTTTAAAAAGTCCATTTGGTGGACAACTTTTGACAGCTATGGGTAGGGATGGCAATGATAACATGTTTCCCATTGCAATGGCTGTAGTGGAAGCCGAGAGATATGACTCATGGAAATGGTTTTTGATGGAGTTGAAAATTGAAGTTGGTGCTGAAAATGGAGCTCCATGGACATTCATATCTGATAGGCAAAAAGGATTAGTCAGTGCAATTGATGATGTGTTTCCTGAATCAGAGCATAGGTACTGCCTTCGtcatatatatcaaaatttcaaacagAAGTTCAAGGGAAAGGAGTTGAAGGAGTACTTTTGGGCAGCTGCGTCTGCTGGGAACATTCGTGACTTCAAGATAGCAATGGCTGAATTGGAAAGGGCTGATCCAAAGGTGGGAGAAGCTATGAATGCAGCTGGTTGGTTAAACAGGATTCCTGCACATTTATGGTCCAGGTCACATTTCAGCTCCTCATGCAAGAGTGATATTCTTGTTAATAATTTGAATGAGTCATTTAATTCCTACATACTTCCAGCAAGAGAGTTCACAATCATCTCCATGTTTGAGTGGATAAGAAGAAAACTCATGCAGAGGCTAAATGTGAAAAGGGAAGGCATGCAACAGTATGAAGGGAACCTTTGTCCAAACATACAAGAACGACTTGAGAGGAACAAGCTAAATAGTAGGTTCTGCATAGCTCATTATTCTCGGGATGCTGAGTATGAAGTGGATTGTGGGACTAGAGTATATGTTGTTGATATAAGTCGTAGAACATGCACATGTGGATCATGGCAACTAAGTGGGATTCCATGCTCACATTCTATTGCTGCCATTCAAAGAGATAAATCAGAGCCTGAACACTATGTTGATCCTTGTTATAGCAAAGAAGCATACTTGAGCACCTATAACTACACTATAGCTGCAATGCCCTCTGAAGACTATTGGGATTCAAAAGGAGCTGAAAAGGTGAATCCCCCAAAGATTAGAAAGCAACCTGGAAGACCCAAGAAAGTGAGAAGAAGAGAAGCTGATGAAGTTAGAGGCACCACATCTACAAGAAAAGGACTTGTTGTGCACTGTAAGAAGTGTTTTAGGCCAGGACATAATTCTAGGACTTGTAAATTCCCAATCCATCCAAAGTCCAAGTTTTATAAG GTGCCTGCTGGAGCTAGTGATGCTGGAAATGCAGGTGAAGATGTTGTAAATGCTGGAAATACAAGTATTGGATCTGTCTCACAACAGGGTTCAGTGTCACAG CCTTGTGAAACTTCTGCTGCTAAACCAGTTTTTGAAACTAGAAGACCAACTGATGAACCTGTTGAACCTGTTTTGGACACTAGAAGACCAACTGATGAACCTGTTGAACCTGTTTTGGATACTACAAGAACTGCTTCTGCTGTTGAACCCATTTTGGATACTAGAAGATCAACTAGAGTCAGAAAACTTGTACCAACAGTTGCAAGTGTGTTGGAAAATTTGAGGGCTAAGAAAGCTAAACGTGTTTCTAGAATGTGA
- the LOC113703222 gene encoding probable carotenoid cleavage dioxygenase 4, chloroplastic, which yields MDAFSSSFLSRLSQNPKLSTSLITSSSTNIALLHVSAVRIEDRPQTTINANPTTTTTTAPPSSKPLRKEIPTKYTPAKSTPPKTQSPQRQKPSRKLVEPSLPTVFFNAVDDFINTFIDPPTRRSVDPKYFLSNNFAPVDELPPTECEVVEGSLPPCLDGAYFRNGPNPQFLPRGPYHLFDGDGMIHSIKISQGRATLCSRYVKTYKYMIERDLGSTVMPNVFSGFNGLTPSAARVALAAARILTGQFNLAKGFGLANTSLALFGGKLFALGESDLPYTVKLTQNGDLLTIGRHDFDGKLIVSMTAHPKIDPETGEAFAFRYGPMPPFLNFFRIKPDGTKEPDIPIFSMTRPSFLHDFAITKKYAIFPDIQIGMNPLFMIAGGSPVGSDPGKVPRLGVIPRYAMDEAEMKWFDVPGLNFIHAINAWDEDDGDSIVVVAPNILSVEHTLERMDLIHASVEKIKIDLKTGMVWRHPISTRNLDFAVINPAYVGKKNKYVYAAVGDPMPKVSGLVKLDVSVSEGDRRDCIVASRLYGPGCLGGEPFFVAKEPNNPNTDEDDGYVVSYVHDENTGESRFLVMDAKSPNLEIVAAVKLPQRVPYGFHGLFVSENDLNKL from the exons ATGGATGCTTTCTCTTCCTCTTTCCTATCTCGACTATCCCAAAATCCCAAACTTTCAACTTCTCTAATCACTTCTTCATCAACAAACATTGCTTTATTACACGTTTCAGCTGTTAGAATTGAAGATAGGCCTCAAACTACAATCAATGCCAatcccaccaccaccaccaccacagcACCACCATCATCTAAGCCCCTTAGAAAAGAAATCCCAACAAAATATACGCCTGCAAAATCCACACCACCAAAAACGCAATCACCACAACGGCAAAAGCCTTCAAGAAAGCTAGTAGAACCATCATTGCCCACTGTCTTCTTTAATGCAGTTGATGACTTCATAAACACTTTTATTGATCCTCCAACTCGCCGTTCTGTTGATCCCAAATATTTCCTGTCGAACAACTTTGCACCGGTTGATGAACTCCCTCCGACCGAATGTGAGGTGGTTGAAGGCTCCCTTCCACCGTGCCTCGACGGTGCCTACTTCCGCAACGGCCCAAACCCTCAATTCCTCCCGCGCGGGCCATACCACTTGTTCGACGGCGATGGAATGATACACTCCATCAAAATCTCCCAAGGAAGAGCCACACTCTGTAGCCGGTACGTGAAAACTTACAAGTACATGATCGAGCGGGACTTGGGCTCTACTGTGATGCCCAACGTGTTCTCCGGCTTCAACGGCCTAACACCCTCTGCTGCCAGGGTTGCCCTGGCTGCTGCCCGAATTTTAACCGGCCaattcaacctagccaagggcTTCGGCCTGGCCAACACTAGCTTGGCTCTGTTCGGTGGGAAACTGTTCGCTTTAGGCGAATCAGACCTTCCTTATACAGTAAAATTAACACAAAATGGAGATTTGCTAACCATAGGCCGTCATGACTTTGATGGTAAGCTTATTGTGAGCATGACTGCACACCCCAAAATCGACCCTGAAACAGGTGAAGCATTCGCATTCAGGTACGGGCCAATGCCTCCATTTCTAAACTTCTTCAGAATCAAACCTGATGGTACGAAAGAACCCGACATCCCGATTTTCTCCATGACGCGTCCTTCATTTCTTCATGATTTTGCTATCACCAAGAAATACGCCATCTTTCCTGACATACAAATTGGTATGAACCCTCTTTTTATGATTGCTGGAGGATCTCCAGTGGGTTCAGATCCTGGAAAAGTACCACGACTCGGGGTTATTCCGAGGTATGCTATGGATGAGGCTGAGATGAAGTGGTTTGATGTCCCAGGACTCAATTTTATTCATGCAATCAATGCTTGGGATGAAGACGATGGAGATAGTATTGTTGTTGTGGCACCTAATATTTTGTCTGTCGAGCATACCTTGGAGCGGATGGATTTGATTCATGCATCCGTGGAGAAAATCAAGATTGATCTTAAGACAGGAATGGTATGGAGGCATCCAATTTCAACCAGGAATTTGGATTTTGCAGTCATAAATCCGGCTTATGTTGGCAAGAAGAACAA gTATGTGTATGCAGCAGTTGGAGACCCTATGCCAAAGGTATCAGGATTGGTGAAGCTAGACGTATCAGTGTCCGAAGGCGACCGCCGCGACTGCATCGTTGCTAGCCGGCTGTATGGACCAGGGTGCTTAGGAGGCGAACCATTTTTCGTTGCAAAAGAGCCTAACAACCCCAATACAGATGAAGATGATGGTTATGTGGTGTCCTATGTCCATGATGAAAACACAGGAGAGTCCAGATTCTTGGTTATGGATGCCAAATCACCTAATCTTGAAATTGTGGCTGCTGTCAAATTGCCGCAAAGGGTGCCTTATGGCTTTCATGGCCTCTTTGTCAGTGAAAATGACCTCAACAAGTTATGA